The Cryptococcus deuterogattii R265 chromosome 4, complete sequence genome segment CATTGTGGATAGATCTCAGTATGCACTTGGTGCCGGCCATTGCTCTTCTTATTGGTATGTCATACAATATGTCACAAAATGAGGTATAACTCAAACACGCCCTCCCCCAgactttttccttcttgaaaAGAAGTACCCCAAACCGTTCTCTACCTATGTcgcccttttccttgcgGCCGCTTTTGGTACATCCTACGGTATATGGGTCGAGCACTGTGCCAGCATCAACGGTGCTTTCCCTTACCCATTTTTGACCATCATGGAACTAAAAGGTCGTGTCTTGACCTATATTGGGGCGACTTTGGGCGCGTGGGGGGTATTCAGAGGATTGAATGGCTTGCACAAGTGATGACAGATGGCGCAAGAGCATTATGTAGAACGCAAGATAGATGTACAAGATTTAGAGACGTCATGAACCGGGAAGCATAAGTTTAGAAGAGAGGCGTGATAGCTGAGTGAGAATGTATTACAAgcaacagaagaagagcaaagaaaagaacagTGGGATGCGGAGACAAAACATTCAGCGACAAAAGTGGAGTGGATGTTGAAAGGTGGAGTTGTGTGAAAAGGGGCCGAGCGTCATGTTTCATACTCTCCGACTACTTCAGCTATAAATCAAGCTGAAtggatggtgaaggtggAGGCTGCAGTGAACAGGGATCAGGGCGAGCCGTGTCAATACACGTTCTGATTGACATACATGATCACCGCTGAAGTGGGGTGAACGTCTCGTGAAATGGATAGCAATGTGAAGGTGAAGCAGATGAGCACATGAAGGGTATCGAGGAGGCATATAAAGCTCGCTAGAAACCGAACGGATTGTGCATACCATTGAACCAAAAGCAGAGATCTTGCACACACACATACCCGCCTGCCTGCCTACCCGCTACAAGCCACGAGCAACCTTACAATGTACCCCACCCGATCtgctcctcgtcctcctcgagAGAccgcttctcttccacccaACCACCCTTTTGCGACAGACTTCAAGCCCTTTGACTACCATGCCAACAGCTCTACCTTGTCTCTCCAATCCCCTAGTTACCATGCTGGTACATACTCTTCGTCGCGAAGCAGCCCAGCCACAAAGCCTACTGCGTCACTTGCCAAACCTTTTTCACCATCACGCACTTCTACTCCTCGTCGTGCGGTAGATGATTTCGGCTGTTTTTCTCAATCACACAGTGCATACTCAAAGTTTACCAAATCTACTTTTGAGAGCGTCCCACCTGCATACACCACTCTTCCAGTCGagctctctctcttcgaTCCTCGTCCGAGGCAGACGCTTTTGCAAGACGTCGAGTTTATTCTTGGCAAGAAGCTCCGTTTTCCTTTTATAGACCAGTACACCTCATcagacaagaaggagaagaagttgaagatcaagagcgagaaggagaacaagaagggcaGGAGGTTGACCAAGGAGAGGGAGTATGATGAGGACTGGTCACTTTGGGAGGGGATGGATCTGGTAGCCGATAAAGTAGTAGTAATTAGCagcgagaaggagaagaggtacagagaagaaaggaactGGATATAAGTTGTATGGCTACATATGCATGTACAAATATGTatgagaagaagcataGACGTATATAAACATCCTGCTCTAACAGGACTGCTCCGATTGGTGGAGGGTGGGGTGCCACATGGCCGGCGTTTTATTCATCTGCGTTCTTACTGGTTGCTGGCGGCTGCCTCTTGCGTATACTTCTGCTTTCACTCCCCTTCGCTTCTTcaccacttcttccttccttcctgcccCGCCTCCAGCGACCATAGCCATGCTCCCCAGGCTCGCCTCCAGACATATCTCCAGACAAGTCGCCGGCCCTTCGAGTCAGTAACACTCAAACACGCATTCTGTCCACTCATGCTAACTGCAGCTACAGGGGCCCGACTCTTCTCGACCACCATCCCCAAGCGAGCCGATGTCACCCTCACTATTGACGGGAAGGAGGTTACTGTCCCCGCCGGCACCGCGTTGATCCAGGCGTGTGAGAAAGCGTGCGTATATGAGAGCTTATGAGTTGGGACCAAACGCTGATCTGATCTCCGTAGAGGTTCTACTGTTCCCCGATTGTGAGCAACGTTGGAAATCCGGAGCTGCATCACTGTTACTGACGCGACTTTAGCTGCTACCACGACCGATTAGCAATCGCTGGTAACTGCCGAATGTGCTTGGTTGAGGTGAGCCATTTTACCGCAAAACTGGGTGTCAAAAACTGAACATTTTCATTAGGTTGAGAGATCACCAAAACCCGTTGCTTCCTGTGCCATGCCCGTCATGCCCGGCTCCAAAGTTTTCACCAACACTCCCCTTGTCCACAAAGCCCGTGAAGGTGTTATGGAATTCCTCCTTGCCAACCATCCTCTCGACTGCCCTATCTGTGACCAAGGTGGCGAGTGTGATCTTCAAGATCAGTCTATGCGATATGGTTCTGACCGTGGACGTTTCCACGAGATTACCGGAAAGAGGGCGGTGGAGAACAAGGACCTCGGGCCAATCGTCAAGACCTCGATGAACAGGTGTATTCAGTGTACCCGATGTGTTAGGTTCGCCAACGATGTTGCCGGTGTTGAGGACCTCGGTACCACCGGTCGAGGAAACGATCTCCAAATTGGCATGTACATCGAGAAGACTATGGACTCTGAGATGTCTGGTAACATTATCGACCTCTGTCCCGTCGGTGCCCTTACTTCCAAGCCTTATGCCTTCCAGGCTCGACCATgggagttgaagaagacggagagTGTTGATGTTTTGGACGCTGTCGGTGCCAACATTCGAGTTGACTCTCGTGGTGTCCAGGTCATGCGAATTCAGCCCAAGATCAACGACGAGATCAACGAGGAGTGGATCAGTGACAAGACTCGATACGCTTATGATGGTTTGAAGTATCAGCGATTGACCACTCCTCTTGTCAGGGAGGGCAACCGATTCGTTCCCGCTGGCTGGGAGCAGGCTTTGGAGACTATCCGACACGGTCTCATCAACTCTGGTGCTAAGGGTGATGAAATCAAGGCTGTGGCTGGTCACCTCGCCGATACCGAAACTCTTGTCGCTCTCAAGGACTTGATGAACAGATTAGGCTCCGAGAATCTTACCCTCGACCAGAAGCTTGGtgatcttccttctgccgCCAACGTTGACATTCGATCCAACTACCTCTTCAACACTGGAATTGAGAATGTTGAAGATGCCGACGCTGTCCTTTTCATCGGTACTAACCCTCGTCATGAGGCTGCCACCATCAACTCTAGGTTCCGAAAATCATTCCTTCACCGAGGTGCTGACTTTGCCGTCATTGGTGAGAAGTTTGAATCCACTTTCGAGTATGACCACCTTGGTACCTCTGCTAAGGATGTTGCTGCCTTCTTTGGCGGCAAGGATGCTGGATCTTTCAGCAAGATGTGGAAGGACGCTAAGAAGCCTTTGATTGTTGTCGGTAGTGCAGTTTTGGAGACCAAGGATGGTGCCGCTATCCTGGCTGAAGTCAGCAAGCACGTCTTGGCCAACTCTGACAAGTTCTTGACTTCTGAATGGACCGGTTTCTCCGTTCTCCAGCGAGTAAGTTTACCCTATTAATCCATTTCAAATGCAAAAAGAGCTAACAAACCTCCCAGGCTGCTTCCCGAGCCGCTGCCTATGACATTGGTTTCACTCCTTCCGCCTCCGCTTCTTCTACCAAGCCTAAATTCGTCTACCTTCTCAATGCCGACGAGATCGACCCTGCCTCCATCCCCGAAGACGCGTTTGTTGTCTACCAGGGCCACCACGGTGACTTTGGTGCTCAATTCGCCGATGTCTGCTTGCCAGCTGCCGCTTACACAGAGAAGAGTGTGACTTGGATCAACACTGAAGGCAGAAGTCAGTTGGGTAGG includes the following:
- a CDS encoding NADH dehydrogenase (quinone) G subunit; the protein is MLPRLASRHISRQVAGPSRARLFSTTIPKRADVTLTIDGKEVTVPAGTALIQACEKAGSTVPRFCYHDRLAIAGNCRMCLVEVERSPKPVASCAMPVMPGSKVFTNTPLVHKAREGVMEFLLANHPLDCPICDQGGECDLQDQSMRYGSDRGRFHEITGKRAVENKDLGPIVKTSMNRCIQCTRCVRFANDVAGVEDLGTTGRGNDLQIGMYIEKTMDSEMSGNIIDLCPVGALTSKPYAFQARPWELKKTESVDVLDAVGANIRVDSRGVQVMRIQPKINDEINEEWISDKTRYAYDGLKYQRLTTPLVREGNRFVPAGWEQALETIRHGLINSGAKGDEIKAVAGHLADTETLVALKDLMNRLGSENLTLDQKLGDLPSAANVDIRSNYLFNTGIENVEDADAVLFIGTNPRHEAATINSRFRKSFLHRGADFAVIGEKFESTFEYDHLGTSAKDVAAFFGGKDAGSFSKMWKDAKKPLIVVGSAVLETKDGAAILAEVSKHVLANSDKFLTSEWTGFSVLQRAASRAAAYDIGFTPSASASSTKPKFVYLLNADEIDPASIPEDAFVVYQGHHGDFGAQFADVCLPAAAYTEKSVTWINTEGRSQLGRTAVPPPGASREDWKIVRALSEVIGEPLPYDTVHDLRLRLHSISPSLVRYDEIERPSPEIIRLGLETLSKSTAQPSAEPLKKPIQDFYRTDPISRASVTMADCSKAFTRKDYHISNVDESGAQASYA